A genome region from Mycolicibacterium litorale includes the following:
- the bioD gene encoding dethiobiotin synthase, with protein sequence MSVLVVTGTDTGVGKTVATAALACAARLHGMEVAVCKPVQTGTGPDDESGDDDLREIGRLAGVDALHRGWRYPDPLAPLAAAQRAGATLPTLAELIDLVRGADAPDRLTLVEGAGGLLVEIGEGGVTLRDVATELGAPVLVVVAPGLGTLNHTSLTLESLAAQGLSCAGLVIGAWPAQPGVAEIDNRDALARLAPVRAALPAGAGSVSAVDFERISATAFDPDWLAGLR encoded by the coding sequence ATGAGCGTGCTCGTGGTGACCGGAACCGACACCGGTGTGGGCAAGACCGTCGCCACGGCCGCGCTGGCCTGCGCCGCCCGGCTGCACGGCATGGAGGTGGCGGTCTGCAAACCCGTCCAGACCGGCACCGGACCGGACGACGAATCCGGCGACGACGACCTTCGCGAGATCGGGCGGCTGGCCGGGGTGGACGCGCTGCACCGCGGATGGCGTTATCCGGATCCGCTGGCCCCACTGGCCGCCGCGCAGCGTGCCGGTGCCACCCTGCCGACGCTAGCGGAGCTGATCGACCTGGTGCGCGGCGCGGATGCGCCGGACCGGCTGACGCTGGTCGAGGGCGCAGGCGGGCTGCTGGTCGAGATCGGCGAGGGCGGCGTCACCCTTCGTGATGTGGCGACAGAGCTGGGCGCCCCGGTCCTGGTGGTCGTCGCGCCGGGGCTCGGCACCCTCAACCACACTTCACTCACCCTGGAATCGCTCGCTGCACAAGGGCTTTCGTGCGCCGGCCTGGTGATCGGCGCCTGGCCCGCGCAGCCGGGTGTCGCCGAGATCGACAACCGCGACGCGCTGGCACGGCTTGCCCCGGTGCGCGCCGCGCTGCCCGCCGGCGCCGGATCGGTCAGCGCCGTCGACTTCGAACGGATCAGCGCGACCGCCTTCGACCCGGACTGGCTCGCGGGCCTGCGGTAG
- the bioB gene encoding biotin synthase BioB: MSDILAVAREQVLERGQGLNQDQTLQVLQLPDDRLDDLLALAHEVRMAWCGPDVEVEGIISLKTGGCPEDCHFCSQSGLFASPVRSAWLDIPSLVEAAKQTAKTGATEFCIVAAVRGPDERLLAQVAAGIEAIRNEVDIQIACSLGMLTADQVERLAAMGVHRYNHNLETARSFFTNVVTTHTWEERWDTLRMVREAGMEVCCGGILGMGETLEQRAEFAANLADLDPHEVPLNFLNPRPGTPFGDLEVLPASEALKAVAAFRLALPRTMLRFAGGREITLGDLGAKKGILGGINAVIVGNYLTTLGRPAEADLELLDDLQMPIKALNATL, from the coding sequence GTGAGCGACATTCTGGCGGTGGCGCGCGAACAGGTGCTCGAGCGCGGCCAGGGGCTGAACCAGGACCAGACGCTGCAGGTCCTGCAACTCCCAGACGATCGCCTCGACGACCTGCTCGCGCTGGCGCACGAGGTCCGCATGGCCTGGTGCGGTCCCGACGTCGAGGTCGAGGGCATCATCAGCCTCAAGACCGGTGGCTGCCCCGAGGACTGTCACTTCTGTTCGCAGTCGGGGCTTTTCGCCTCTCCGGTGCGCAGCGCGTGGCTTGACATCCCCAGCCTGGTCGAGGCGGCCAAGCAGACCGCCAAGACCGGCGCCACCGAGTTCTGCATCGTCGCCGCGGTGCGTGGCCCCGACGAACGGCTGCTGGCCCAGGTCGCCGCCGGTATCGAGGCGATCCGCAACGAGGTCGACATCCAGATCGCCTGCTCGCTGGGCATGCTGACCGCCGATCAGGTCGAGCGACTGGCCGCGATGGGCGTGCACCGCTACAACCACAACCTGGAAACCGCGCGGTCGTTCTTCACCAACGTCGTGACCACCCACACCTGGGAGGAGCGCTGGGACACCCTGCGCATGGTCCGCGAAGCCGGCATGGAGGTGTGCTGCGGCGGCATCCTCGGGATGGGGGAGACGCTCGAGCAGCGCGCCGAGTTCGCCGCGAACCTGGCCGACCTCGACCCGCACGAGGTGCCGCTCAACTTCCTCAACCCGCGTCCGGGCACGCCGTTCGGCGACCTCGAGGTGCTGCCCGCGTCCGAGGCCCTCAAGGCGGTCGCCGCGTTCCGCCTGGCCTTGCCCCGCACGATGCTGCGCTTCGCGGGCGGCCGCGAGATCACTCTCGGCGACCTGGGCGCCAAGAAGGGCATCCTCGGCGGCATCAACGCGGTCATCGTCGGCAACTACCTGACCACCCTGGGGCGTCCGGCAGAAGCCGATCTCGAACTGCTCGACGATCTGCAGATGCCGATCAAGGCGCTCAACGCCACCCTGTAG
- the bsaP gene encoding biotin synthase auxiliary protein BsaP: MTADLPAPVSAGRYNVYTGVCNSEAAGTTVPTAAQLGLEPPRFCAECGRRMVVQVRPDGWWAKCSRHGIVDSKDLETQR, encoded by the coding sequence ATGACGGCCGACCTGCCTGCGCCCGTGAGCGCCGGCCGCTACAACGTCTACACCGGTGTGTGCAACAGTGAAGCGGCGGGGACAACGGTTCCCACCGCGGCCCAGCTGGGGCTGGAACCGCCCCGGTTCTGCGCCGAGTGCGGCCGCCGGATGGTGGTGCAGGTGCGCCCGGACGGCTGGTGGGCGAAGTGTTCCCGGCATGGGATCGTCGATTCCAAGGACCTGGAGACGCAGCGTTGA
- a CDS encoding lipase family protein — protein sequence MDLGSVARETGAEWIGQPHHEDIARGSRPSVPAKDAFYEPPAGFEHARPGTVLRSRDVELAFMGLVPQKFTATQLLYRTTDFHGAPQATVTTVVTPTERDPNKPCPVVSYQCAIDAIAGRCFPSYALRRGAKAVGALAQVEFLLIAAALAEGWAVSVPDHEGPHGIWGAPFEPGYHVLDGVRAALNCDRLNLSAQAPVGLWGYSGGGLATAWAAETCAEYAPELNVVGAVLGSPVADLGNAFRRLNGSIFSGLPAMVVAALTHSYPELDRVIQEHATDTGKAMLLRIEKMTTAHAVLRWIRMDMGKLVDRPLEEILQTPEVQHVFDSIKLGTATPNPPVLIVQAVHDKIVSVDDIDALIDTYSSGGAHVTYHRDMFSEHMLLHPMSAPMTLRWLRDRFADRPLSENLVRTKWPTLLNPSTYRGMLRLAVISAKVMAGRRVERRPLSFFDR from the coding sequence ATGGACTTGGGCAGCGTGGCGCGGGAGACCGGCGCCGAGTGGATCGGCCAGCCGCACCACGAGGACATCGCCCGCGGATCCCGTCCGTCGGTACCGGCCAAGGACGCCTTCTACGAACCGCCCGCCGGTTTCGAACACGCGCGGCCCGGGACGGTCCTGCGCTCCCGCGACGTCGAGCTGGCGTTCATGGGACTCGTCCCGCAGAAGTTCACCGCCACCCAGCTGCTCTACCGCACGACCGACTTCCACGGTGCGCCGCAGGCCACCGTCACCACCGTCGTCACCCCCACGGAACGCGACCCGAACAAACCCTGCCCGGTCGTGTCCTACCAGTGCGCGATCGACGCGATCGCCGGGCGGTGCTTCCCGTCCTACGCCCTGCGCCGGGGCGCCAAGGCCGTCGGCGCGCTCGCGCAGGTCGAGTTCCTGCTGATCGCCGCCGCGCTCGCCGAGGGGTGGGCCGTCTCGGTTCCCGACCACGAAGGTCCGCACGGCATCTGGGGCGCGCCCTTCGAACCCGGCTACCACGTGCTCGACGGCGTCCGGGCCGCCCTCAACTGCGACCGCCTCAACCTGTCGGCGCAGGCGCCGGTGGGGCTGTGGGGCTACTCCGGGGGCGGGCTGGCCACCGCATGGGCCGCGGAGACCTGCGCCGAGTACGCGCCCGAACTCAACGTCGTCGGTGCGGTCCTCGGCTCACCGGTGGCCGACCTGGGCAATGCGTTCCGCCGGCTCAACGGCAGCATCTTCTCGGGATTGCCCGCGATGGTGGTGGCAGCGCTGACGCACAGCTACCCCGAACTGGACCGCGTCATCCAGGAACACGCCACCGACACCGGCAAGGCGATGCTGCTGCGCATCGAGAAGATGACGACGGCACACGCCGTACTTCGGTGGATCCGCATGGACATGGGCAAGCTGGTCGACCGGCCACTCGAGGAGATCCTGCAGACCCCCGAGGTGCAGCACGTCTTCGACAGCATCAAGCTGGGCACCGCGACCCCGAACCCGCCCGTGCTGATCGTGCAGGCCGTGCACGACAAGATCGTCTCGGTCGACGACATCGACGCCCTGATCGACACCTACAGCAGCGGCGGCGCCCACGTCACCTACCACCGCGACATGTTCAGCGAGCACATGCTGCTGCATCCGATGTCGGCGCCGATGACGCTGCGGTGGCTGCGCGACCGGTTTGCCGACCGGCCGCTGAGCGAGAACCTCGTGCGCACCAAGTGGCCCACGCTGCTCAACCCGTCGACCTACCGCGGGATGCTCCGGCTCGCCGTGATCAGTGCGAAGGTGATGGCGGGCCGACGGGTTGAGCGCCGTCCGCTGTCGTTTTTCGACCGCTGA
- a CDS encoding 2'-5' RNA ligase family protein has translation MVHSVELLFDPATDAAVRGIWDDLSAAGVRSQAANRSPSNRPHVTLTVAERMADGVNDALRPLLAMLPFDGLIGAPMLFGARTLILVRLLVPSTPLLDLHREVDRVCRPHIDGDPLPHTAPGQWTPHVTLARRVPPEQLPAAMAVRGLNGDLSCRIVGLRHWDGNDRVEYPIS, from the coding sequence ATGGTCCATTCGGTCGAGCTGCTCTTCGACCCCGCTACCGACGCGGCGGTGCGCGGGATCTGGGATGACCTCAGCGCGGCCGGAGTGCGCAGCCAGGCCGCCAACCGGTCACCCAGCAACCGCCCGCACGTGACGCTCACCGTGGCGGAGCGCATGGCCGACGGGGTGAACGACGCGCTGCGTCCGCTGCTGGCGATGCTGCCGTTCGACGGACTGATCGGAGCGCCGATGCTCTTCGGCGCCCGCACGCTGATCCTCGTTCGGCTGCTCGTCCCGTCGACGCCCCTGCTCGACCTGCACCGGGAGGTCGACCGGGTGTGCCGCCCGCACATCGACGGCGACCCGCTCCCGCACACCGCGCCCGGTCAGTGGACCCCCCACGTGACGCTGGCGCGGCGGGTGCCACCCGAACAGCTGCCCGCCGCGATGGCGGTGCGCGGCCTGAATGGCGACCTGAGCTGCCGGATCGTCGGCCTGCGGCACTGGGACGGCAACGACCGCGTCGAGTATCCGATCAGCTGA
- a CDS encoding DUF2567 domain-containing protein — MKDPARPRFSRRRAALTTVGGLVLAGAVTGALWSVLAPPVHGVVALTRDGERVRAYVGGDADHFFTAAALFVGMLAAVAVVAAVWLWQWRAHRGPVLVAALAVGAAAAAGVAAGVGAALVRMQYGTVDVAAAPVTPDNRVHHVIEAPAVFFGHTPLQIACTIIVPAAIGALVYAICAVAAPRDDLGGWPPQEFEPLSGRKTTADGAQPVGPPSPSH, encoded by the coding sequence GTGAAGGACCCTGCGCGACCGCGGTTTTCGCGGCGACGGGCCGCGTTGACCACGGTCGGCGGATTGGTGCTGGCCGGTGCCGTCACCGGCGCACTGTGGTCGGTGCTCGCCCCACCGGTCCACGGCGTCGTCGCGCTGACCCGCGACGGTGAGCGGGTCCGGGCGTATGTCGGCGGCGATGCCGACCACTTCTTCACCGCGGCGGCCCTGTTCGTCGGGATGCTCGCGGCCGTCGCCGTCGTCGCGGCGGTCTGGCTGTGGCAGTGGCGCGCGCACCGTGGCCCCGTCCTCGTCGCCGCGCTCGCGGTCGGCGCGGCCGCCGCCGCGGGAGTCGCGGCGGGTGTGGGTGCGGCGCTGGTGCGGATGCAGTACGGCACGGTCGACGTGGCGGCCGCGCCGGTCACCCCGGACAACCGGGTGCACCACGTGATCGAGGCGCCCGCGGTGTTCTTCGGGCACACGCCGCTGCAGATCGCATGCACGATCATCGTCCCGGCCGCCATCGGCGCGCTGGTCTACGCCATCTGCGCGGTGGCCGCCCCACGCGACGACCTCGGCGGCTGGCCGCCGCAGGAGTTCGAACCGCTCAGCGGTCGAAAAACGACAGCGGACGGCGCTCAACCCGTCGGCCCGCCATCACCTTCGCACTGA
- a CDS encoding TetR family transcriptional regulator, with protein sequence MQLHKYDVVEAATAILDAYGIADLTMRRLAKELNVSPGALYWHFANKQQLLGAIADRILQPARDVPAVTDWRERIVAVCSALRDALLSHTDGAELVSASFAAGQSQAAGDILTALSAAAEDAGVPSAEAELAARTVIYYVLGFTVDEQSKLQWDSAGVLDPQESVAAIDHDRRFGFGLRLLIDGLGVISTVS encoded by the coding sequence GTGCAACTGCACAAATACGACGTGGTCGAAGCGGCGACGGCGATCCTGGACGCTTACGGGATCGCCGACCTGACGATGCGCAGGCTCGCCAAGGAGCTCAACGTCTCCCCCGGTGCCCTGTACTGGCACTTCGCCAACAAGCAGCAGCTCCTCGGCGCGATCGCGGACCGCATCCTGCAGCCCGCGCGCGACGTCCCCGCCGTCACCGACTGGCGAGAGCGGATCGTGGCGGTGTGCTCGGCGCTGCGCGATGCGCTGCTGTCGCACACCGACGGCGCCGAACTGGTGTCGGCCAGCTTCGCCGCCGGACAGTCGCAGGCCGCCGGGGACATCCTCACCGCGCTGTCCGCCGCCGCCGAAGACGCCGGGGTGCCCTCGGCCGAGGCCGAACTCGCCGCGCGCACCGTCATCTACTACGTGCTGGGCTTCACCGTCGACGAGCAGTCGAAGTTGCAGTGGGATTCGGCCGGGGTGCTCGACCCGCAGGAGTCGGTGGCGGCCATCGACCACGACCGCCGGTTCGGCTTCGGGCTGCGGCTGCTGATCGACGGCCTCGGCGTCATCTCCACCGTCAGCTGA
- a CDS encoding 8-amino-7-oxononanoate synthase, whose translation MTRAGLSPLAWLDEVADQRRAAGLRRSLQTRPPTGAVVDLASNDYLGLSTHPRVVEGAVRALREWGAGSTGSRLVTGNTELHEGFERALAAFTGAESALVFSSGYTANLGAVVALSGPGALLVSDALTHASLVDAARLSRSRVVVTPHRDVAAIEAALSSRDEQRAVVVTDSVFSADGVLAPLREMHDVCRRYGALLVVDEAHGLGVRGDGGRGLLDEVGLAGAPDVVMTTTLSKALGSQGGVVLGPAAVREHLIDAARPFIFDTGLAPAAVGAARAALEVLTDEPWRARAVLDNAAALAQMCGVAERPESAVVSVILGEPETALAAATACLDRGLRVGCFRPPTVPAGTSRLRLTARASLTADDLGTARQVLTDVLTAARR comes from the coding sequence GTGACGCGCGCTGGTCTGTCGCCGCTGGCGTGGCTCGACGAGGTCGCCGACCAACGCCGCGCCGCCGGACTGCGCCGGTCGCTGCAGACCAGGCCGCCCACCGGCGCCGTCGTGGACCTGGCCTCCAACGACTACCTCGGACTCTCCACGCACCCGCGGGTGGTCGAGGGCGCGGTGCGGGCCCTGCGTGAGTGGGGCGCCGGGTCGACCGGGTCGCGGCTGGTGACCGGCAACACCGAACTGCACGAGGGCTTCGAGCGGGCACTGGCCGCGTTCACCGGCGCCGAGTCCGCGCTGGTGTTCTCCTCCGGATACACCGCCAATCTCGGCGCGGTGGTGGCGCTGTCCGGCCCGGGCGCACTGCTGGTGTCCGACGCGCTCACCCATGCGTCGCTGGTGGACGCCGCCCGGCTGTCCCGTTCGCGGGTGGTGGTCACCCCGCACCGCGACGTCGCCGCGATCGAGGCGGCGCTGAGCTCCCGCGACGAACAGCGCGCCGTGGTGGTCACCGATTCGGTGTTCTCCGCCGACGGAGTGCTGGCGCCGCTGCGCGAGATGCACGACGTGTGCCGGCGGTACGGGGCGCTGCTCGTCGTCGACGAGGCGCACGGGCTCGGGGTCCGCGGCGACGGTGGCCGCGGCCTGCTCGACGAGGTGGGGCTGGCCGGTGCGCCGGACGTCGTCATGACCACGACGCTGTCCAAGGCGCTGGGCAGTCAGGGCGGGGTGGTTCTCGGGCCTGCCGCGGTCCGCGAGCACCTCATCGACGCCGCCCGCCCCTTCATCTTCGACACCGGGCTGGCCCCCGCGGCGGTGGGCGCGGCGAGGGCGGCGCTGGAGGTGCTGACCGACGAACCGTGGCGCGCCCGCGCGGTGCTCGACAACGCCGCGGCGCTGGCGCAGATGTGCGGTGTGGCCGAGCGGCCGGAGTCCGCGGTCGTCTCGGTGATCCTGGGGGAGCCGGAGACGGCGCTGGCCGCCGCGACCGCCTGTCTGGACCGCGGGCTGCGGGTGGGGTGCTTCCGGCCCCCCACGGTGCCCGCGGGCACCTCCCGGCTGCGCCTGACGGCGCGGGCGTCGCTGACCGCGGACGACCTGGGCACCGCCCGGCAGGTGCTGACCGACGTGCTGACGGCGGCCCGCAGATGA